From one Musa acuminata AAA Group cultivar baxijiao chromosome BXJ2-6, Cavendish_Baxijiao_AAA, whole genome shotgun sequence genomic stretch:
- the LOC135614016 gene encoding pectinesterase-like, with the protein MNKEGFDICRRLFEDATEELQAAFSETHDLDGLARRTDDIKCWLSAVISYQQTCLDGITQTDLHSTMKDGLVTASQVTSNAIAIVDGLSSLFKNFQVPINVTNIASRRLLSQGSDAKGYPTWFSAHDRKLLAVNARGELKPNMVVAQDGSGDYKTINAALNAMPKKYTGRYVIYVKSGIYEENVIVTKDKVNVFMYGDGPRKTVVTGSKNNVDGVQTMNTATFATEGQGFIGKYMGFSNTAGPEKHQAVALRVKGDMSAFFNCRMDALQDTLYVQAHRQFYRNCVVSGTVDFIFGDSSTILQNCLIVVRRPMDNQQNTVTAHGRQEEKEDTALVIQNCRIVPDKRLFPDRLKIPSYLGRPWKAYSRTIIMESTIGDLIKPEGWLPWDGDQFLKTLFYAEYGNRGPGAVTSGRVNWPGFHAINRQTAQAYTVNSLIQGHHRWIKYSGIPYFGGFKNRCPSYLACVHPILRYKM; encoded by the exons ATGAACAAGGAGGGGTTCGACATTTGTCGTCGACTCTTCGAGGATGCCACTGAGGAGCTACAAGCTGCCTTCTCGGAGACTCATGACCTTGACGGTTTGGCGAGAAGGACCGATGACATCAAGTGCTGGCTTTCAGCCGTCATCTCCTACCAGCAGACCTGCCTCGATGGCATCACTCAAACCGACCTGCACTCGACCATGAAGGACGGCCTTGTCACGGCCTCTCAGGTCACCAGCAATGCCATTGCCATCGTCGATGGGCTCAGTTCATTATTCAAGAACTTCCAAGTCCCCATCAACGTGACCAATATCGCCAGCCGCCGGCTACTGTCTCAGGGGAGCGATGCCAAGGGTTATCCCACGTGGTTCTCGGCCCATGACAGGAAGCTCTTGGCTGTCAATGCGAGAGGTGAGTTGAAGCCTAACATGGTGGTAGCTCAGGATGGGAGTGGAGACTATAAGACTATCAACGCTGCCCTcaatgccatgcccaagaagtatACAGGCCGCTATGTGATCTACGTCAAGTCCGGGATCTACGAGGAGAATGTCATCGTCACCAAGGACAAGGTGAACGTGTTCATGTACGGTGATGGACCAAGGAAGACAGTCGTGACTGGCAGCAAGAACAACGTCGATGGCGTTCAAACCATGAATACTGCGACCTTCG CTACCGAAGGGCAGGGCTTTATTGGCAAGTATATGGGGTTCAGCAACACCGCAGGACCAGAGAAGCACCAAGCCGTGGCGCTTCGTGTGAAAGGGGACATGTCAGCCTTCTTCAACTGTCGTATGGATGCGTTACAGGACACTCTCTACGTGCAGGCCCATCGGCAGTTCTACCGCAACTGTGTGGTATCGGGGACTGTTGACTTCATCTTCGGTGACTCCTCCACCATTCTTCAAAACTGCCTCATCGTGGTGCGGCGCCCCATGGACAATCAACAGAACACGGTGACAGCACACGGACgacaggaggagaaggaagatacCGCACTTGTGATCCAAAACTGCCGCATCGTCCCCGACAAGCGCTTGTTCCCTGACAGGTTGAAGATTCCCAGCTACCTTGGTCGGCCTTGGAAGGCATACTCGAGGACCATCATCATGGAATCCACCATCGGCGACTTGATCAAACCGGAGGGATGGTTGCCATGGGATGGCGACCAGTTTTTGAAGACACTGTTCTATGCCGAATATGGCAACCGTGGGCCCGGTGCCGTGACCAGCGGCAGGGTGAATTGGCCTGGGTTTCATGCCATCAACAGGCAGACGGCCCAAGCGTACACAGTAAATTCCCTAATCCAAGGTCACCACCGGTGGATCAAGTATTCGGGCATACCCTATTTTGGTGGGTTTAAAAATCGATGTCCTTCCTATCTTGCATGCGTACACCCAATCTTGAGATATAAGATGTAA
- the LOC135615924 gene encoding RQC trigger complex subunit RQT4 homolog — MGSGEWLEEALVELCGRIETGLDLDGDLIRGLVSFCELAPPQDAADYLTNIIGLEAGEDIIQEYMKKRGFVDSAAKVAEIKASGFQAYAKPPADEGMVVAAKKQSRPSKDINSTVIHGNQTENGSRGASKGNSSVPKKKKGGKTVTLAEAAKGSVVFQQGKPCSCQARRHKLVSNCLSCGKIICEQEGEGPCSFCGVLVLREGSTYAGLSDPGVPLSEAEAAAEAYAKRLVDYDRNSTARTKVIDDQSDYYEIEGNSWLSTEEKQLLQKKQKEIEEAAEARKRKVIVTFDLLGRKVILNKEVASDTEYSILRPEERESNRIKPNPTVSLQPVFVSTGPRKDPAKGKRRKRMTNGLCLEISGRVQHENMEMRQFHRNDHNDHGLSGEGFWQDKEDTHECSLDYN; from the exons ATGGGATCGGGAGAATGGTTGGAGGAGGCGTTGGTGGAACTCTGCGGGAGGATTGAAACTGGCTTAGATTTGGACGGGGATCTCATCCGCGGTCTCGTGTCCTTCTGCGAGCTCGCCCCGCCTCAAGACGCCGCCGATTACCTTACC AATATCATTGGCCTGGAAGCTGGGGAAGATATAATTCAAGAGTACATGAAAAAGAGGGGGTTTGTTGATTCTGCTGCCAAAGTTGCAGAGATAAAAGCATCAGGGTTTCAAGCCTATGCGAAGCCACCGGCAGATGAAGGCATGGTTGTTGCAGCCAAAAAGCAATCAAGGCCGTCTAAAGACATAAATTCAACAGTGATTCATGGCAATCAAACGGAAAATGGGTCCAGAGGTGCATCTAAAGGAAATTCAAGTGttccaaaaaagaaaaagggtgGAAAAACTGTCACCCTTGCTGAGGCAGCAAAGGGGTCTGTTGTTTTCCAGCAAGGAAAGCCCTGTTCTTGTCAAGCTCGACGGCACAAGCTCGTGAGCAACTGTTTATCTTGTGGCAAGATCATATGCGAACAAGAAGGAGAGGGTCCCTGCAGTTTCTGTGGTGTGCTTGTGTTGAGAGAAGGCAGTACTTATGCTGGTCTTTCTGACCCTGGAGTTCCTCTTTCTGAAGCTGAAGCTGCAGCAGAAGCATATGCAAAAAGGCTTGTAGATTATGATAGGAACTCTACAGCAAGGACTAAAGTTATTGATGACCAGAGTGACTATTATGAGATCGAAGGAAATAGCTGGCTCTCCACAGAG GAGAAGCAGCTTTTACAGAAAAAGCAAAAGGAAATTGAAGAAGCTGCTGAAGCAAGAAAGAGAAAAGTTATTGTCACATTTGATTTGCTAGGCCGCAAG GTAATCTTGAATAAGGAAGTAGCTTCAGACACAGAGTACAGTATATTAAGACCTGAAGAAAGAGAATCAAATCGTATAAAGCCTAATCCAACCGTTAGTCTGCAGCCAGTCTTTGTTTCAACAGGCCCTAGAAAAGATCCAGCCAAAGGAAAACGAAGAAAGAGAATGACAAATGGTTTATGCCTGGAAATAAGTGGTAGAGTCCAGCACGAGAACATGGAGATGCGCCAGTTTCATCGAAATGATCACAATGATCATGGTCTATCAGGCGAAGGCTTTTGGCAAGATAAAGAAGATACACACGAGTGTTCTCTAGATTACAACTAA
- the LOC135613746 gene encoding pectinesterase-like: MSNKAVLGALSAVLLVAAVIGAASDDSPVASSKSVTAICASTDYADVCERTLNAAINGSASPKEIIQASFMVAIKEIEAATHLSNNVSLKATDSMNKDGFDICRRLFEDATEELQAAFSETHDLDGLARRTDDIKCWLSAVISYQQTCLDSITQPDLHSTMKDGLVTASQVTSNAIAIVDGLSSLFKNFQVPINVTNIASRRLLSQGSDAKGYPTWFSAHDRKLLAASARGELKPNMVVAQDGSGDYKTINAALNAMPKKYTGRYVIYVKAGIYKENVLVTKDKVNVFMYGDGPRKTVVTGSKNNVDGVQTMNTATFAAEGQGFIGKYMGFSNTAGPEKHQAVALRVKGDMSAFFNCRMDAFQDTLYVQAHRQFYRNCVVSGTVDFIFGDSSTILQNCLIVVRRPMDNQQNTVTAHGREEEKEETALVIQNCRIVPDKRLFPDRLTIPSYLGRPWKARSRTIIMESTIGDLIKPEGWLPWDGDQFLNTLYYAEYGNRGPGAGTSGRVNWPGFHVINRQTAQAYTVNSLIQGQRWIKFSGIPYLGGFTN, encoded by the exons ATGTCGAATAAGGCCGTCTTGGGTGCTCTCTCGGCGGTCCTCCTTGTGGCCGCCGTGATAGGGGCGGCGAGTGACGATTCCCCTGTCGCCTCCTCCAAGTCCGTGACGGCCATCTGCGCCTCCACTGACTACGCTGATGTGTGCGAACGGACCCTCAATGCTGCCATCAATGGCTCTGCCTCTCCCAAGGAGATCATACAAGCTTCCTTCATGGTTGCCATCAAAGAAATCGAAGCTGCCACCCACCTGTCCAACAACGTGAGTTTGAAAGCCACTGACTCGATGAACAAGGATGGGTTCGACATTTGTCGTCGACTCTTCGAGGATGCCACCGAGGAGCTACAAGCTGCCTTCTCGGAGACTCATGACCTTGACGGTTTGGCGAGAAGGACCGATGACATCAAGTGCTGGCTTTCAGCCGTCATCTCCTACCAGCAGACCTGCCTCGATAGCATCACTCAACCCGACCTACACTCGACCATGAAGGACGGCCTTGTCACGGCCTCTCAGGTCACCAGCAATGCCATTGCCATCGTCGATGGGCTCAGTTCATTATTCAAGAACTTCCAAGTCCCCATCAACGTGACCAATATCGCCAGCCGCCGGCTACTGTCTCAGGGGAGCGATGCCAAGGGTTATCCCACGTGGTTCTCGGCCCATGACAGGAAGCTCTTGGCTGCCAGTGCGAGAGGTGAGTTGAAGCCTAACATGGTGGTGGCTCAGGATGGGAGTGGAGACTATAAGACTATCAACGCTGCCCTcaatgccatgcccaagaagtatACAGGCCGCTATGTGATCTACGTCAAGGCCGGGATCTACAAGGAGAATGTCCTCGTCACCAAGGACAAGGTGAACGTGTTCATGTATGGTGATGGACCAAGGAAGACAGTCGTGACTGGCAGCAAGAACAACGTCGATGGCGTTCAAACCATGAATACTGCGACCTTCG CTGCCGAAGGGCAGGGCTTTATTGGCAAGTATATGGGGTTCAGCAACACCGCTGGACCAGAGAAGCACCAAGCCGTGGCGCTTCGTGTGAAAGGGGACATGTCAGCCTTCTTCAACTGTCGTATGGATGCGTTCCAGGACACTCTCTACGTGCAGGCCCATCGGCAGTTCTACCGCAACTGTGTGGTATCGGGGACTGTTGACTTCATCTTCGGTGACTCCTCCACCATTCTTCAAAACTGCCTCATCGTGGTGCGGCGCCCCATGGACAATCAACAGAACACGGTGACAGCACACGgacgagaggaggagaaggaagagacagCACTTGTGATCCAAAACTGCCGCATCGTCCCCGACAAGCGCTTGTTCCCTGACAGGTTGACGATCCCCAGCTACCTTGGTCGGCCTTGGAAGGCACGCTCGAGGACCATCATCATGGAATCCACCATCGGCGACTTGATCAAACCGGAGGGATGGTTGCCATGGGATGGCGACCAGTTTTTGAACACACTATATTATGCCGAGTATGGCAACCGTGGGCCCGGTGCCGGGACCAGCGGCAGGGTGAATTGGCCTGGGTTTCATGTCATCAACAGGCAGACGGCTCAAGCGTACACAGTGAATTCCCTAATCCAAGGTCAACGGTGGATCAAGTTTTCGGGCATACCCTATCttggtgggtttacaaattga